In one window of Chryseobacterium sp. JV274 DNA:
- a CDS encoding chloride channel protein: protein MKIHNKKKYLSFLKFKRDFQKYGLEKARSYELILHWLNNRLSRNQFLVLSGILVGCTAGLAGVILKTLVHNIHNFITTKVHFEYQILFYIVFPFLGIVLTTMIVLTLFKGQDRKGIGAILYEIAQNSSIVASVKMYSQVIQSAVTVGLGGSAGLESPIAVTGAAIGSNYAQTYRLSYKERTLLLAAGATAGIASAFNAPIAGIMFAFEILLTGVVFTDFIPLVVAAVCGSLLSRILLQEDVLFRFYTRDPFNYKNVPYYLILGLVTGLYARYFVIISQKVEHFIKGLQLSRMRKAMFGGAVLSLLCVLFPPLFGEGYETVKAFTNGNTHSIIENSFFRYFEIGDWTIIVFLILVLLLKAFATSFTIFSGGNGGNFAPSLFAGGTLGYLFALVCQHLGFTDVPVTNLVLVGMAGAMSGVLYAPLTAIFLIAESSFGYDLFIPLMIASVISYLIAKWFSPISPELKSLADEGKILTNKHDKNLLFALRTEDFIDQYSQTINENASVTELFEMVKNGDKNIFAVVDENRKLKGILTLDDIRPYLFNKEMDASQLVIQIMKAPPAILHRDNKPLEILQTFDDTGVWNLPVVSENNDFIGFISKSSILMSYRQLLKEYSD, encoded by the coding sequence GTGAAAATTCACAACAAAAAAAAGTACCTGAGCTTCCTTAAATTTAAAAGAGATTTCCAAAAATATGGATTAGAAAAAGCGCGCAGTTATGAGCTTATTCTGCATTGGCTGAACAACAGGCTGAGCCGGAATCAGTTTCTTGTTCTTTCCGGAATTCTGGTAGGCTGTACGGCGGGTCTTGCAGGAGTTATTCTGAAAACGCTGGTACACAATATACACAATTTCATTACTACCAAAGTCCACTTTGAATATCAGATATTATTCTATATTGTTTTTCCTTTTTTAGGAATTGTATTGACCACGATGATCGTTCTGACGTTGTTCAAAGGACAGGATCGTAAAGGTATCGGGGCTATACTCTATGAAATTGCACAGAATTCCAGTATCGTAGCTTCAGTTAAAATGTATTCCCAGGTGATACAGAGTGCGGTTACCGTAGGATTGGGAGGTTCGGCAGGATTGGAAAGTCCTATAGCTGTTACCGGAGCTGCTATTGGTTCAAACTATGCGCAGACCTACAGATTAAGTTACAAAGAACGTACTTTATTGCTGGCTGCTGGTGCTACAGCAGGAATTGCATCTGCATTCAATGCTCCAATTGCCGGGATTATGTTTGCCTTTGAAATTCTGTTGACCGGAGTGGTTTTTACAGATTTTATTCCTTTGGTTGTGGCTGCAGTCTGCGGAAGTCTTTTGTCGAGGATTTTGCTTCAGGAAGATGTTCTTTTCAGGTTTTATACAAGAGATCCGTTCAACTATAAAAATGTCCCTTATTACCTTATTTTAGGACTTGTAACAGGTTTGTATGCCCGTTATTTTGTGATTATTTCCCAAAAAGTAGAACATTTTATAAAAGGACTTCAGCTTTCCAGAATGCGTAAAGCAATGTTTGGTGGCGCTGTACTTTCATTGTTGTGTGTTCTTTTTCCACCATTATTTGGAGAAGGTTATGAAACAGTGAAAGCATTTACCAACGGAAATACCCACTCTATTATTGAAAACAGTTTTTTCAGGTATTTTGAGATCGGAGACTGGACGATTATTGTATTTTTAATTCTGGTATTGCTTTTAAAAGCATTTGCCACTTCTTTTACCATCTTCAGTGGTGGTAACGGAGGTAATTTTGCCCCGTCTCTTTTTGCAGGAGGAACTTTAGGGTACTTATTTGCTTTGGTTTGTCAGCATTTAGGCTTTACAGATGTTCCGGTGACCAACCTTGTTCTGGTAGGAATGGCCGGGGCAATGAGCGGTGTACTGTATGCTCCGCTTACTGCAATATTTCTGATTGCAGAATCCAGTTTCGGATATGATCTGTTTATTCCCCTGATGATCGCTTCTGTGATATCTTACCTTATTGCCAAATGGTTCTCCCCAATCTCTCCGGAACTGAAATCTTTAGCAGATGAAGGAAAGATTTTGACCAATAAACATGATAAAAACCTCCTTTTTGCCTTGAGAACAGAAGATTTTATAGATCAGTATTCTCAGACCATTAATGAAAATGCTTCTGTTACTGAATTATTTGAAATGGTAAAGAATGGAGATAAAAATATTTTTGCTGTTGTGGATGAAAATAGAAAGCTAAAGGGAATTCTTACCCTGGATGATATAAGACCTTATCTTTTTAACAAAGAAATGGATGCTTCTCAGCTGGTCATTCAGATTATGAAAGCTCCACCAGCTATACTTCACCGTGATAATAAACCTCTGGAGATTCTTCAGACTTTTGATGATACAGGGGTATGGAATCTTCCTGTAGTGAGTGAGAATAATGATTTTATAGGCTTTATTTCAAAATCCTCAATACTGATGAGCTACAGACAGCTTTTGAAGGAATATTCTGATTAA
- a CDS encoding four helix bundle protein, giving the protein MKDKSFNFAIRIINLYKYLSSGRSEYVLSKQLLRSGTTVGALIRESQNAENKADFVHKLAIAQKECDESIYWIELLYHTEYLSSNECQSIHNKAIEILKIIRSIIITSKNK; this is encoded by the coding sequence TTGAAAGATAAAAGTTTTAATTTTGCAATAAGAATTATTAATCTTTATAAATATCTCTCAAGTGGCAGGAGTGAATATGTTCTGAGTAAACAGTTATTAAGAAGTGGAACAACAGTAGGAGCCTTAATAAGAGAGTCACAAAATGCGGAAAATAAAGCAGACTTTGTTCATAAACTCGCTATTGCTCAAAAAGAATGTGATGAATCTATTTATTGGATTGAGCTTTTATATCATACTGAATATTTATCATCCAATGAGTGTCAAAGTATTCATAATAAAGCTATTGAAATATTAAAGATAATCAGGAGCATCATCATTACATCAAAAAATAAATAA
- a CDS encoding sensor histidine kinase, translating to MKPLLTKTTKPFLIYVLIVLMISIPVYYFVVDTIWKSELDEHNQIIVEKTAYEFNQLKLSEEELGKSLALWNHIQPETNIEKISAQQIKRDTVYTYEKHLPFISEQKKERYRCLRKVVYLQNKPYLFTIQTNIEESHETIAVIAMITIFFFVIIVLGLLYLNRKLSSSIWKPFRNTLDQLKTFNLNSQNTIQFPVSDTTEFEELNQSLYKLIERNISTYKTQKEFTENASHELQTPLAIIKNKLDLLLQDQDLTEKQYKIAEDINKALTRSSRINKNLLLLAKIDNNQFDSSEIILFDHLLQQSIDTLQEHIEQKNISVQEKIVDNVQVNGNSILTEILINNLIINAIRHTTPGGSISIQLADSSFEVSNSGTEKLNMDLLFKRFSKLSTDNSGSGLGLSIIQEICRFHHWTISYRFENKHHIFTVKL from the coding sequence TTGAAGCCTTTACTTACCAAAACGACAAAACCTTTTCTCATCTATGTACTTATTGTGCTGATGATAAGTATTCCTGTGTATTATTTTGTGGTGGATACCATCTGGAAAAGTGAACTGGATGAGCATAATCAGATTATTGTTGAGAAGACGGCTTATGAGTTCAACCAGTTGAAACTGTCTGAGGAAGAATTAGGCAAAAGTCTTGCACTGTGGAATCATATCCAGCCTGAAACGAATATTGAGAAAATTTCAGCTCAACAAATAAAACGGGACACAGTTTATACTTACGAAAAACACTTACCTTTTATTTCGGAACAAAAAAAAGAGCGTTACAGATGCCTGAGAAAAGTCGTTTATCTACAGAACAAACCTTATCTTTTTACAATACAGACCAATATTGAGGAATCTCATGAAACAATAGCTGTAATTGCAATGATTACCATATTTTTCTTTGTAATCATAGTGCTAGGGCTTTTATATCTGAACAGAAAACTTTCTTCATCTATCTGGAAACCGTTCAGGAATACATTGGATCAACTGAAAACCTTCAACCTTAACAGCCAGAATACCATACAGTTTCCGGTTTCTGACACCACAGAATTTGAAGAACTTAATCAGTCTCTCTATAAACTGATAGAGCGTAATATTTCTACCTATAAAACCCAGAAAGAATTTACAGAAAATGCTTCCCATGAGCTGCAGACACCGCTGGCCATTATTAAAAATAAGCTGGATCTTTTACTTCAGGATCAGGATCTTACTGAAAAACAGTACAAAATCGCTGAAGACATAAACAAGGCTCTTACAAGAAGTTCTCGCATCAATAAAAACCTCTTGCTGCTTGCTAAAATTGATAATAATCAGTTTGACAGTTCAGAGATTATTTTGTTTGATCATTTGCTTCAACAAAGTATTGATACTCTCCAGGAACATATTGAGCAAAAAAATATTTCCGTTCAGGAAAAGATAGTAGATAATGTACAGGTGAATGGAAACAGTATTCTGACTGAGATACTGATCAACAATCTCATCATCAATGCAATCCGCCATACAACTCCCGGAGGTTCTATTTCTATACAATTGGCAGATTCTTCTTTTGAAGTTTCCAATTCGGGTACTGAAAAGCTGAATATGGATTTGCTTTTCAAAAGATTCTCTAAGCTTTCAACGGATAACAGCGGAAGCGGGCTCGGACTCTCTATCATCCAGGAAATCTGCAGGTTTCATCATTGGACTATCAGCTATAGGTTTGAAAACAAACATCACATCTTCACTGTTAAATTATAG
- a CDS encoding phosphatase PAP2 family protein — protein MKKYFQTTMIYILVLSSGLSRINAQNTNDTIEVQKPVQDSMITTKIQKSKLNYKSLIIPTAFIAYGVAGLSMNNLKQLNISTKVEINEHQPTQIKLDNYTQYAPAVIVYGLNAAGIKGKHNLRDRTIIYASSQLIAAAFTMPLKYLVKEERPDRSNTLSFPSGHAATAFSSAQFMFREYKDSNFWLSISGYPFAIFTGVYRMLNDKHWLGDVVAGAGFGILSTELAYWLFPKIDNLLRGKNKSKNTLSSTMVMPFYQNKTVGIGLVKTF, from the coding sequence ATGAAAAAATACTTTCAAACAACGATGATTTATATCTTGGTTTTGAGTTCAGGTTTAAGCAGAATCAACGCTCAGAATACAAATGATACGATTGAAGTTCAAAAACCTGTACAAGACAGTATGATCACAACAAAAATTCAAAAAAGCAAACTGAATTATAAAAGCCTGATTATTCCTACAGCATTCATTGCCTATGGAGTAGCAGGTTTGTCGATGAATAATCTTAAACAGCTTAATATCTCTACAAAAGTTGAAATCAACGAACACCAGCCCACGCAAATAAAACTGGATAATTATACCCAGTATGCCCCTGCAGTTATTGTATATGGACTGAATGCAGCAGGGATAAAAGGAAAGCATAACCTGAGAGACCGCACTATCATTTATGCTTCTTCACAACTGATTGCAGCAGCCTTTACAATGCCTTTAAAATATCTTGTAAAAGAGGAAAGACCAGACAGATCAAATACCTTATCTTTTCCGTCAGGACATGCGGCAACAGCATTTTCTTCAGCACAGTTTATGTTCAGAGAATATAAAGACAGTAATTTCTGGCTGAGTATTTCAGGATATCCATTTGCTATTTTCACCGGGGTATACAGAATGCTGAATGATAAACACTGGCTGGGGGACGTTGTGGCAGGAGCCGGATTTGGGATTCTTTCTACCGAACTTGCCTATTGGCTGTTTCCAAAAATTGATAACTTATTACGTGGAAAAAATAAGAGTAAAAATACCTTGTCCTCCACAATGGTGATGCCATTTTATCAGAATAAAACTGTAGGAATAGGGTTGGTAAAAACCTTCTAA
- a CDS encoding TonB-dependent receptor domain-containing protein — protein MNKTALLFFPASMVISSLVSAQTTSVTASGRIINKDKTAIPYAHIILKKEKDSTFTAGTITNEEGRFSITGIKPDHYLLETSITGYNTYTQPVFIGTLSEFLEIPTIELAQKQENETKIDAITITASKKNEIDSRLDKKTYSVADNISQSGGSVLQSMQNLPGITVQDGKVQLRGNDKVTVLIDGKQTALTGFGSQTGLDNIPASAIDKIEIINNPSSKYDANGNAGIINIIMKKNKQNGWNGKAGFTTGLGSLWVRKENLPTIRPQYTLTPKINPSLSLNYRKNKVNVFLQADNLYTETLNKNEFVTRTYDNGTVINSQLKRNRNTNFFTTKAGIDWTIDPQNTVTISGMYGSEKIIDRGDQPFFNGDRSQRLRLWQFLEDELKTTVMGTASYQHKFKDAGHVLNVGFNYTFHREDEKYFYDNYLPSSAGTDAFKLLSDEQVYDFNVDYIKPLKYGRIEAGIKLRNRSIPTNMNFIPGTNSVLDVSAGGKADYKEFIPAVYGNYVFENEKWEAELGLRLEYVKIQYDVNPNHPTYKSDGYNYTQPFPNFRLAYKIDDRNKFSVFYNRRVDRPNEVDIRIFPKYDDAEIIKVGNPALRPQFTNSIELGYKHNWDNGYLYAALYHRFAAGTITRISSIVPDSTLIYAIFQNAGKSYNTGLETIWNQKISDAYSFNVNGNLYRNQINAFTVENLYPEPNTFSADQQTALSGNIKMNNVFHFSKGLNMQFTLVYLAPDIIPQGKIKSRFSMDAGVKKAIQKGKGELFLNASDLLNTMVIRKSVQGSGFAYTSNDYYETQVIRMGYSYKF, from the coding sequence ATGAATAAAACAGCCTTGTTATTTTTTCCAGCCAGTATGGTAATTTCCTCCCTTGTTTCTGCGCAGACAACCTCTGTAACGGCATCTGGAAGAATCATCAATAAAGATAAAACAGCAATACCTTACGCCCATATTATTTTAAAAAAAGAAAAAGACAGCACTTTTACAGCCGGAACCATTACCAATGAGGAAGGACGATTTTCCATTACAGGCATAAAGCCGGACCATTATCTTCTGGAAACTTCCATCACCGGATATAATACGTACACACAACCCGTTTTCATAGGAACCCTTTCAGAGTTTCTGGAAATACCAACTATTGAACTGGCTCAGAAACAGGAAAATGAAACAAAAATTGATGCCATCACCATTACCGCTTCTAAAAAAAATGAAATAGACAGCCGCCTTGATAAAAAAACGTATTCCGTAGCAGACAATATCAGCCAAAGTGGCGGATCGGTATTACAAAGCATGCAGAACCTTCCCGGAATCACCGTACAAGATGGTAAAGTACAGCTAAGAGGGAATGATAAAGTAACGGTGCTCATTGACGGTAAGCAGACTGCTCTCACGGGGTTTGGAAGCCAGACAGGATTGGATAATATTCCGGCTTCTGCTATTGATAAAATTGAAATCATCAACAATCCTTCATCAAAATATGATGCGAATGGAAACGCTGGAATCATCAATATTATCATGAAAAAGAATAAACAGAACGGATGGAACGGAAAAGCAGGATTTACAACAGGTTTAGGTTCACTTTGGGTAAGAAAAGAAAACCTTCCTACAATAAGACCGCAGTATACACTAACGCCTAAAATAAATCCCTCTCTATCATTAAATTACAGAAAAAATAAGGTAAATGTATTTTTGCAGGCCGATAATTTATACACCGAAACACTTAATAAAAATGAATTTGTAACCCGTACTTATGATAATGGAACAGTCATTAATTCTCAGCTGAAAAGAAACAGAAATACAAATTTCTTTACCACCAAAGCCGGAATAGACTGGACTATTGATCCGCAAAATACAGTAACTATTTCAGGAATGTATGGAAGCGAAAAGATTATCGATAGGGGAGATCAGCCGTTTTTCAATGGAGATAGATCCCAACGTCTGCGCCTGTGGCAGTTTTTGGAAGATGAGCTGAAAACCACTGTGATGGGAACCGCTTCTTATCAGCATAAATTCAAAGATGCCGGGCATGTTTTAAATGTAGGATTCAATTATACTTTCCACAGAGAGGATGAAAAATATTTCTATGATAATTATCTTCCTTCCTCCGCAGGAACTGATGCTTTCAAATTATTATCTGATGAGCAGGTCTATGATTTCAATGTAGATTATATAAAACCTTTAAAGTACGGACGAATAGAGGCCGGAATTAAACTGAGAAACAGAAGCATTCCTACCAATATGAATTTTATTCCCGGTACCAACTCTGTTCTCGATGTTTCTGCGGGTGGGAAAGCCGATTATAAAGAATTTATTCCTGCGGTGTACGGAAATTATGTTTTTGAAAATGAAAAATGGGAAGCAGAACTGGGATTGAGGCTGGAATATGTAAAAATTCAATATGATGTAAATCCTAATCACCCAACTTATAAAAGTGACGGATATAATTATACCCAGCCATTCCCGAATTTCAGACTTGCTTATAAAATTGATGACCGTAATAAGTTCTCGGTATTTTATAATAGAAGGGTAGACCGTCCTAATGAAGTTGATATCCGTATTTTTCCAAAATATGACGATGCAGAAATCATTAAAGTAGGAAATCCGGCACTGCGTCCTCAGTTTACAAATTCTATTGAATTGGGATACAAACACAATTGGGATAACGGATATTTATATGCTGCATTATACCACCGCTTTGCTGCCGGAACCATCACAAGAATTTCAAGTATTGTCCCGGACAGCACTCTTATTTATGCCATATTCCAGAATGCCGGAAAAAGCTATAATACAGGACTGGAAACAATATGGAACCAAAAGATCTCAGATGCATATTCCTTCAATGTCAATGGAAATTTATACCGTAATCAGATCAATGCATTTACTGTAGAAAATCTGTACCCAGAACCTAATACTTTCTCCGCCGACCAGCAGACTGCTCTATCAGGAAATATCAAGATGAATAACGTTTTTCATTTTTCTAAGGGATTGAATATGCAGTTTACACTTGTTTATTTAGCTCCGGATATTATTCCGCAGGGAAAAATAAAATCAAGGTTTTCAATGGATGCAGGAGTGAAAAAAGCCATTCAGAAAGGGAAGGGTGAATTGTTTTTAAATGCCTCAGATTTACTCAATACAATGGTGATCAGAAAGTCTGTTCAAGGCAGCGGATTCGCTTATACCAGCAATGATTATTACGAAACTCAGGTGATCCGGATGGGGTACAGCTATAAATTTTAA
- a CDS encoding SDR family oxidoreductase, whose amino-acid sequence MSSYFDHKVIWITGASSGIGEALVTNLAKNSHAKIILSSRKEEQLHLVAQKAGLNTDRYVVIPLDLKNYKEMPAIAAKASEQFGKIDILINNAGLSQRSLAMETDIEVDKQLIDIDYIGTVALTKATVPYMIRNKGGQIAVVSSLMGIFGAPMRSGYAGAKHALHGFFDALRAELFSQNIRITIICPGFIQTDISINAVTGDGSSQGTMDNATKNGMPVEIFAKKMLYAIEKQKKQKAIGGKEVMAVYLKRFFPGLLAKIVRKAKVV is encoded by the coding sequence ATGAGCAGTTACTTTGATCATAAGGTTATTTGGATTACCGGAGCATCATCAGGGATTGGGGAAGCTTTAGTAACTAATTTGGCAAAGAACAGCCATGCAAAAATCATCTTGTCCTCCAGAAAAGAAGAACAGCTGCATCTGGTGGCTCAAAAAGCCGGATTGAATACAGATCGGTATGTGGTGATTCCTTTAGACCTGAAAAATTATAAAGAAATGCCTGCCATTGCGGCAAAAGCTTCAGAACAGTTTGGGAAGATTGATATTCTGATCAACAATGCCGGGCTTTCTCAACGTTCTTTAGCCATGGAAACGGATATTGAAGTAGATAAACAGCTGATTGATATTGATTATATTGGAACGGTGGCGCTTACTAAAGCAACTGTACCTTATATGATCAGAAATAAAGGTGGGCAGATTGCGGTTGTGTCCAGTCTTATGGGAATATTTGGTGCTCCTATGCGAAGTGGATATGCAGGAGCAAAACATGCTTTACATGGTTTTTTTGATGCTTTACGGGCAGAACTATTCAGCCAGAATATTAGGATTACGATCATTTGTCCGGGTTTTATACAGACAGACATTTCTATTAATGCTGTTACCGGAGATGGCTCATCACAGGGAACAATGGATAATGCCACAAAAAATGGCATGCCTGTGGAAATTTTTGCAAAAAAAATGCTCTATGCTATTGAAAAACAGAAAAAACAAAAAGCTATAGGAGGTAAAGAAGTAATGGCAGTATATCTGAAGAGATTCTTTCCAGGTTTATTAGCAAAAATAGTCCGTAAGGCGAAAGTGGTATAA
- a CDS encoding rhodanese-like domain-containing protein, with translation MKYLFIITCFVCSIFSQAQQKQDPWKDSQLMDPALLASRIVKHTTKDLVIISVGPEAIIKGSVDIGPTHEPENLEKLRNYLKDIPKNREIVIYCGCCPFVKCPNIRPAFALLMEMGFKNAKLLNLPKNIKTDWLDKDFPTND, from the coding sequence ATGAAGTATTTGTTTATCATTACCTGCTTTGTCTGTTCCATTTTCAGTCAGGCACAGCAAAAACAGGATCCATGGAAAGACAGCCAGCTGATGGATCCGGCGTTACTGGCTTCCAGAATTGTAAAGCATACAACAAAAGATCTGGTGATCATTTCAGTAGGTCCGGAAGCCATCATCAAAGGTTCTGTAGATATAGGACCAACGCATGAGCCTGAAAACCTGGAGAAACTGAGAAATTATCTTAAAGATATTCCTAAAAACAGAGAAATTGTAATCTACTGCGGATGCTGTCCTTTTGTAAAATGTCCCAATATACGTCCTGCTTTTGCATTACTGATGGAAATGGGCTTTAAAAATGCAAAGCTTTTAAATCTTCCGAAAAACATCAAAACAGACTGGCTAGATAAAGATTTTCCTACAAATGATTAA
- a CDS encoding response regulator transcription factor: MKILIVEDEAALTQSIAEYLSGENYLCEAASTFSEAMSKIETFDYDCILLDIMLPDGNGLKILEELKKQQKQDGVIIISAKNALDDKIEGLKLGADDYLTKPFHLSELMARVYSIIRRKQFSSSNVVKQNELQIDLLAKTVAVNGETISLTKKEFDLLIYFIGNKNKVISKSTLAEHLSGDLADMLDNHDFVYAHVKNLKKKLYDAGCEHYLKTVYGTGYKWES, encoded by the coding sequence ATGAAAATCCTAATCGTTGAAGACGAAGCAGCGCTTACCCAAAGTATTGCCGAATATCTGTCCGGAGAAAACTATCTCTGTGAAGCTGCCAGCACATTCAGTGAAGCGATGAGTAAAATAGAGACATTTGACTATGACTGTATTTTACTGGACATTATGCTTCCAGACGGAAATGGTCTGAAAATACTTGAAGAATTAAAAAAGCAGCAGAAGCAGGACGGAGTCATTATCATTTCTGCCAAGAATGCTCTGGACGATAAAATTGAAGGTTTAAAACTGGGTGCAGACGATTATCTTACCAAACCATTTCACCTCTCAGAGCTTATGGCAAGAGTATATTCTATCATTCGGAGGAAGCAGTTCAGTAGTTCCAATGTAGTAAAACAAAATGAACTTCAAATTGACCTGCTTGCTAAAACAGTTGCTGTAAACGGCGAAACGATTTCATTAACAAAAAAAGAATTTGATCTCTTAATTTATTTTATCGGTAACAAAAATAAAGTCATCTCCAAAAGTACATTGGCGGAACATCTTTCCGGAGACCTTGCAGATATGCTTGACAATCATGACTTTGTATATGCTCATGTGAAAAACCTCAAGAAAAAACTGTATGATGCCGGATGTGAACATTATCTGAAAACAGTATATGGAACGGGGTATAAGTGGGAAAGCTAG
- a CDS encoding FAD-binding dehydrogenase encodes MEETFQPDAIIIGSGLAGLTAAMEITNVGKKVLLLDQETEQNIGGQAFWSFGGLFLINSPQQRRMGIKDSYELALQDWKGTAGFDRPEDYWPRQWAEAYLKFASGEKYEYISKLGIKLMFMVGWAERGDGSATGHGNSVPRFHVSWGTGTGVVKPFVEKAYKAQEKGLLQMKFRHRVTELLVENGKIRGLKGDILENDTQERGAETNRTVISTFEYTAPNIIIASGGIGANHELVRKNWPERLGKAPENMVCGVPAYVDGKMIGIAEHTGAHIINRDRMWHYTEGLQNWNPIWPNHGIRILPGPSSLWFDAEGKRLPAPFLPGFDTLGTLQYIQETGYSYSWFILTQKIIKKEFALSGSEQNPDITNKDYSLFLKRIFGKKAPGPVEAFKEHGKDFIVSDNLEDLVDRMNELAGNRLLNYEKIKSQIEARDRELDNKFSKDTQVNYLRNTRNYLGDKLGRVAAPHKILAPENGPLIAVRLNILTRKTLGGIKTNLNGQVLKDDDSIIEGLYAAGEVAGFGGGGMHGYRALEGTFLGGCIFSGMKAGKYIAGLKN; translated from the coding sequence ATGGAAGAAACATTCCAGCCTGATGCCATCATCATAGGAAGCGGACTGGCAGGGCTTACTGCTGCGATGGAAATTACCAATGTCGGGAAAAAAGTACTGCTTTTGGATCAGGAAACCGAACAGAATATAGGAGGGCAGGCATTCTGGTCTTTCGGAGGTTTGTTTCTGATTAATTCGCCTCAGCAAAGGAGAATGGGAATTAAAGATTCTTATGAACTGGCACTTCAGGACTGGAAAGGGACTGCTGGTTTTGACCGCCCTGAGGATTACTGGCCCCGTCAATGGGCAGAAGCTTATCTGAAATTTGCTTCCGGTGAAAAGTATGAATACATCTCGAAATTGGGTATCAAGCTGATGTTTATGGTGGGCTGGGCAGAACGTGGTGATGGTTCAGCAACAGGGCATGGAAATTCAGTACCTCGTTTTCACGTAAGTTGGGGAACCGGGACAGGTGTCGTAAAACCATTTGTAGAAAAAGCTTACAAAGCTCAGGAAAAAGGATTGCTGCAGATGAAATTCAGGCACAGAGTGACAGAATTGCTGGTTGAAAATGGAAAAATAAGAGGTCTTAAAGGAGATATTCTGGAAAATGACACTCAGGAAAGAGGTGCTGAGACTAACAGAACTGTTATCTCAACCTTTGAATATACTGCTCCGAATATCATTATAGCTTCCGGAGGAATTGGTGCCAATCATGAGCTGGTAAGGAAAAACTGGCCGGAAAGACTTGGTAAAGCCCCGGAAAATATGGTTTGTGGTGTTCCTGCCTATGTAGATGGTAAAATGATTGGTATCGCAGAACATACAGGAGCTCATATTATCAATCGTGACAGAATGTGGCACTACACAGAAGGTTTACAAAACTGGAATCCCATCTGGCCCAACCACGGAATCCGGATATTGCCAGGACCATCATCTTTATGGTTTGATGCTGAAGGTAAACGGCTTCCCGCTCCCTTTCTTCCTGGATTTGATACATTGGGAACCTTACAATATATACAGGAAACAGGATATTCTTACTCGTGGTTTATCCTCACTCAGAAAATTATAAAAAAAGAATTTGCCCTTTCGGGGTCAGAACAGAATCCGGATATTACCAATAAGGACTACTCCCTTTTTCTGAAAAGGATTTTTGGTAAAAAAGCTCCCGGACCGGTAGAAGCTTTTAAAGAACATGGAAAAGACTTTATTGTATCAGATAATCTGGAAGATTTGGTTGACAGGATGAATGAATTGGCCGGAAACAGACTTTTGAATTATGAAAAGATAAAATCTCAAATTGAAGCGCGGGACAGAGAATTAGACAATAAATTTTCAAAAGATACCCAGGTCAATTATCTCAGAAATACCCGCAATTATTTAGGGGATAAACTTGGGCGTGTAGCAGCTCCGCATAAAATTTTAGCTCCTGAAAACGGACCTTTGATTGCTGTACGGCTCAATATTTTAACCCGAAAAACGTTAGGAGGGATAAAAACCAATTTGAATGGACAGGTATTAAAAGATGATGACAGTATCATTGAAGGACTGTATGCTGCCGGAGAAGTGGCTGGTTTTGGTGGTGGCGGAATGCACGGTTACAGAGCGCTGGAAGGGACATTTTTGGGAGGCTGCATTTTTTCAGGAATGAAAGCCGGGAAATATATTGCAGGACTTAAAAATTAA
- a CDS encoding TlpA family protein disulfide reductase, which yields MKTGFTLLFLIIFSGSVAAQSTIEVGKKAPEITMTKADGTSFTLSTLKGKVVLIDFWATWCAPCVEEQPELKTLYDTYSEQVKNNKFEILGVSLDKNKESWQKAIDRFTIKWIQISDLKFWKSPVAKLYEVDELPFNVIIDGQGTILAKNLHGKELEKFLKKTLSQN from the coding sequence ATGAAGACTGGTTTTACCTTATTATTTTTAATAATTTTCTCAGGATCTGTTGCTGCTCAAAGTACAATAGAAGTAGGAAAGAAAGCTCCTGAAATCACAATGACCAAGGCAGACGGAACTTCATTCACCCTTTCAACATTAAAGGGAAAGGTGGTTCTGATCGATTTCTGGGCAACCTGGTGCGCTCCGTGTGTAGAGGAGCAGCCTGAGCTGAAAACATTGTATGACACCTATTCTGAACAGGTAAAAAACAATAAGTTTGAAATTCTTGGAGTCTCCTTAGATAAAAATAAAGAAAGCTGGCAGAAAGCAATTGACCGGTTTACGATCAAATGGATACAGATCAGTGATTTAAAATTCTGGAAAAGTCCTGTAGCCAAACTTTACGAAGTTGATGAACTTCCCTTTAATGTCATCATCGACGGACAGGGAACAATTTTAGCTAAAAACCTTCACGGAAAGGAACTGGAGAAGTTTTTAAAGAAAACTTTAAGTCAGAATTAA